One window of the Terriglobia bacterium genome contains the following:
- the ctaD gene encoding cytochrome c oxidase subunit I codes for MSSAEVAIEPRIHYLNVDYGIKSWLLTTDHKRIAWLYLMAITFFFTIGGVAATLMRLNLLEPQGLLLEPETYNKLFSIHGIIMVFFFLVPSIPAVLGNFLLPMMLGARDVAFPRLNLLSWYIFMTGGSLMVYAVVAGGVDTGWTFYTPLSSLYLNTHVMAAAGGVFIAGFSSILTGLNFVVTIHKMRAPGLTWFRLPLFVWSMYAASIIFIIGTPVVAISLALMGIERFFHVGIFDPALGGDPVLFQHLFWFYSHPAVYVMILPSMGVISELIPTFSKKKIFGYHFVAFSSIAIAAIGFLVWGHHMFVSGQSVYAGLVFSALSMAVAIPSAIKVFNWTATLYKGSISYEAPMLYALGFIGLFTIGGLTGLYLASMGLDQHVHDTYFVIAHFHYIMVGGAVMGYLGGIHYWWPKMTGRLYPDGWARVAAIIIFVGFNLTFFPQFILGYLGMPRRYAVYPAEFHTLNVVSTAGASILGLGYIIPLIYLAWSARYGPIAGPNPWKSTGLEWTTSSPPITHNFEETPVVTEEPYGYDRLAEGIPVA; via the coding sequence ATGAGTAGCGCAGAAGTCGCGATTGAGCCGCGCATTCATTACCTGAATGTGGACTACGGCATTAAATCGTGGTTGCTAACCACAGACCACAAGCGGATTGCCTGGCTTTACCTGATGGCAATTACGTTCTTCTTTACCATCGGTGGTGTGGCGGCCACTCTGATGCGGCTGAATTTGCTTGAGCCGCAGGGCCTGCTGCTCGAGCCGGAAACCTACAACAAGCTGTTCAGCATCCACGGGATCATCATGGTCTTTTTCTTCCTGGTGCCCTCGATCCCTGCCGTGCTGGGCAACTTCCTGCTTCCCATGATGCTCGGCGCCCGCGACGTCGCTTTCCCCCGGTTGAACCTGTTGAGCTGGTACATCTTTATGACCGGCGGATCACTGATGGTGTACGCAGTGGTTGCCGGCGGCGTTGATACCGGCTGGACCTTTTATACGCCTTTGAGCAGCCTGTACCTCAACACCCATGTGATGGCCGCCGCTGGCGGCGTGTTTATTGCGGGCTTTTCGTCAATACTTACCGGCCTGAATTTTGTCGTAACCATTCACAAGATGCGCGCCCCCGGCCTGACCTGGTTCCGCCTGCCGCTCTTTGTCTGGTCCATGTATGCGGCCAGCATCATCTTTATCATCGGAACGCCGGTGGTCGCTATTTCCCTCGCCCTGATGGGTATCGAGCGGTTTTTCCATGTCGGTATCTTTGATCCCGCCCTTGGCGGAGATCCCGTCCTCTTCCAGCACCTTTTCTGGTTCTACTCCCATCCCGCCGTGTATGTCATGATTCTGCCGTCAATGGGAGTCATCAGTGAGCTGATCCCCACCTTTTCGAAGAAGAAGATCTTCGGCTACCATTTCGTTGCCTTTTCGAGCATCGCAATCGCCGCGATCGGTTTCCTGGTGTGGGGACACCACATGTTCGTCAGCGGCCAGTCCGTCTATGCCGGCCTGGTGTTCTCTGCCCTCAGCATGGCCGTGGCCATCCCATCCGCAATCAAGGTCTTCAACTGGACAGCGACCCTCTATAAAGGGTCCATTTCCTATGAAGCTCCAATGCTCTATGCGCTTGGTTTCATCGGGCTCTTTACCATCGGCGGGTTGACCGGCCTGTATCTGGCCAGCATGGGACTGGACCAGCACGTTCATGACACTTACTTCGTCATCGCGCATTTCCATTACATCATGGTCGGCGGCGCCGTCATGGGCTACCTGGGAGGGATCCACTACTGGTGGCCCAAAATGACCGGACGCCTGTACCCGGACGGGTGGGCAAGAGTTGCAGCCATCATCATCTTTGTTGGATTCAACCTCACCTTCTTCCCGCAATTCATCCTGGGCTACCTGGGCATGCCCCGCCGGTATGCAGTCTACCCGGCCGAGTTCCACACGCTGAACGTCGTCTCGACTGCCGGAGCTTCAATCCTTGGGCTTGGGTACATCATTCCCCTGATCTATCTGGCATGGTCCGCGCGCTACGGACCCATTGCAGGCCCCAACCCCTGGAAATCGACCGGCCTGGAGTGGACCACCTCCTCTCCACCCATCACGCATAATTTCGAGGAAACGCCGGTCGTCACCGAAGAGCCGTATGGGTATGATCGCCTCGCGGAGGGAATACCAGTTGCATAA
- the coxB gene encoding cytochrome c oxidase subunit II, producing MPQAFPLFPQQASTIAPAVDHLFYFLTAVSVFFGTLIFLLIFYFAVKYRRRANDEAPPKNQVTNNIPLEVTWTVIPMILVAIMYFWGAKIFVSNATPPKDATEVFVIGKQWMWHVEHTNGKREINALHMPVGVPVKLTMTSQDVIHDFSVPAFRMKMDVVPGRYTTEWFEATKPGKYHLFCDQYCGMGHSLMAGWVYVMTQEDYQRWLNSGVTGTTMVEKGETLYHQYGCITCHGTGKGPAFVGLYGKQVKLSDGQTVLADDAYIRQSILDPSSQIVNGYPAIMPTFKGQVTEEQILQITAYIKSLASKERNLGTP from the coding sequence ATGCCACAAGCTTTCCCGTTATTTCCGCAGCAGGCTTCGACCATTGCTCCAGCGGTTGACCACCTTTTTTATTTTCTGACGGCGGTGTCAGTTTTCTTCGGCACGCTCATCTTCCTGCTGATTTTCTATTTCGCTGTCAAATACCGCCGGCGCGCGAATGACGAGGCGCCGCCGAAAAATCAGGTCACTAACAATATTCCGCTTGAGGTCACCTGGACGGTCATTCCCATGATACTGGTCGCCATCATGTATTTCTGGGGCGCCAAAATTTTTGTCAGCAACGCAACACCGCCCAAGGATGCCACGGAAGTGTTCGTCATCGGAAAACAATGGATGTGGCATGTCGAACACACGAATGGGAAGCGCGAAATCAATGCCCTGCACATGCCGGTCGGAGTTCCGGTCAAGCTCACCATGACGTCCCAGGATGTCATCCATGACTTTTCCGTTCCCGCCTTCCGGATGAAGATGGACGTGGTGCCGGGCCGCTACACCACCGAATGGTTCGAAGCGACCAAACCGGGCAAATACCACCTGTTTTGCGATCAATATTGCGGGATGGGGCATTCTTTGATGGCGGGGTGGGTGTACGTCATGACCCAGGAAGATTACCAGAGGTGGCTCAACAGCGGGGTGACAGGCACTACCATGGTCGAAAAGGGCGAAACTCTCTATCATCAGTATGGGTGCATCACCTGCCATGGCACGGGAAAAGGTCCTGCGTTCGTAGGACTCTATGGCAAGCAGGTCAAGCTGTCGGACGGCCAGACGGTGTTGGCTGACGATGCCTATATTCGCCAGTCGATCCTGGACCCGAGCTCCCAGATTGTCAACGGATATCCAGCGATTATGCCCACGTTTAAAGGCCAGGTGACCGAAGAGCAGATCCTGCAGATCACGGCCTACATCAAATCGCTGGCATCAAAAGAAAGGAATTTGGGGACACCATGA
- a CDS encoding cytochrome c oxidase subunit 3 family protein — protein MGMIASRREYQLHNTQTAVYEQFDDRTQQHEASSLGMWIFLATEIMFFGAVFTSYTVYRNLYTTAFEIGSHHLNTPIGAINTAVLICSSLTMALAVHAAQTGKRKQLMAYLVSTMLLGCVFLFIKFVLEWIHDYKEGFAPGLHWTYAGPHTNQVAMFFCFYFILTGIHATHMIVGEGIMVVLLYMAWKGRFSAERYNPIEMFGLYWHFVDIIWIFLFPLLYLLGAHF, from the coding sequence ATGGGTATGATCGCCTCGCGGAGGGAATACCAGTTGCATAACACCCAAACCGCCGTTTACGAACAGTTTGATGACCGGACGCAACAACATGAGGCGTCAAGCCTCGGAATGTGGATATTCCTGGCCACGGAAATCATGTTCTTTGGGGCCGTCTTCACATCCTATACGGTCTATCGGAACCTATATACGACGGCTTTTGAGATTGGAAGCCATCACCTGAATACTCCCATCGGGGCCATCAACACGGCTGTTCTTATTTGCAGCAGCTTAACCATGGCCCTGGCGGTCCACGCAGCGCAGACCGGCAAACGCAAGCAACTCATGGCCTACCTTGTGTCAACCATGCTCCTGGGGTGCGTCTTCCTGTTTATAAAGTTCGTGCTGGAGTGGATCCACGATTACAAGGAAGGTTTCGCCCCCGGGCTGCATTGGACATATGCCGGCCCTCACACCAACCAGGTGGCCATGTTCTTTTGCTTTTACTTTATCCTCACCGGTATTCACGCAACCCACATGATTGTAGGCGAAGGAATCATGGTGGTCCTTCTCTATATGGCGTGGAAAGGAAGGTTTTCTGCCGAGCGGTACAACCCCATTGAGATGTTCGGACTTTATTGGCATTTCGTCGATATTATCTGGATATTTCTGTTCCCATTACTGTATTTACTTGGAGCACATTTCTAA
- a CDS encoding cytochrome C oxidase subunit IV family protein produces MSEHIAPLKLYAFVFITLLILTVVTWQIAYIDLGRWNTVVALVIAIGKASLVAAFFMHLRWSASMVRLVLFAALFWLAIMITLTAGDFFSRGHVQPWQASTQISQPMRSATLR; encoded by the coding sequence ATGTCAGAACACATCGCGCCGCTGAAACTTTATGCCTTTGTCTTTATCACCCTCCTGATCCTCACCGTGGTGACATGGCAGATTGCGTACATCGATCTTGGCCGCTGGAATACCGTTGTCGCGCTGGTGATCGCCATCGGCAAAGCATCTTTGGTGGCTGCCTTCTTCATGCATCTCCGCTGGAGCGCCTCAATGGTCCGTCTGGTTTTGTTTGCAGCCCTCTTCTGGCTGGCTATTATGATCACGCTGACCGCCGGCGACTTCTTTTCGCGCGGCCATGTGCAGCCATGGCAGGCTTCGACCCAAATTTCGCAGCCCATGCGCTCTGCCACACTGCGCTAG